Below is a genomic region from Micropterus dolomieu isolate WLL.071019.BEF.003 ecotype Adirondacks linkage group LG08, ASM2129224v1, whole genome shotgun sequence.
gcaaaaaataaaataggctGATTTATTTTCCAGATGAGCAGGTAATGAGAGCTAGGAAAAGGAGAAAGCTCATTTTTGGTAAGAGctaaaaaacatgtttctgtattAATGAAACTATACAAATTCCTACTACTAACTTTCCCCCTATCAATCAGCAACACTGATAATTGAAGGGAAATGGATACAGACAGTAACATGGTATAAGCAATAGAAGCTGTACTGTAAACTTTTATAATACATGTATAAAAACGCAAAttcaatattataatataaaataaaaaaagcaaaaggCATTATGAGCAAGAAAGTGCACAATGAATGGCACTTCATTTGTTTCCATTGTTTCTTGTGAATcacatgttaatgtgtgtgtgtgtgtgtgtgtacctgagagagcagagaacagagagagcaAAACTAAATTAATGAAGCATCTCTTTGAATCTAAATACTTATCCTTAAACCCAGGCCTGATGGGGATTAATGGGCCTCCTCACTTTGTTCCAGGTCCTTGGGCTTTGAAAAGGATGTGAATACAAGCTGTGTGGATTGATGGGTTGCTGTTAGGGCTTCAGGTTCCTATCTTATCAGCTGAGATGTAATTGATTTATGGAGAGCTGGTTTGAATCACAACAGGGATGTAAGTGTGCTGATTTAGCCACTTAACTCAAAAACAGGGCCACCGGGAGCAGGTTGCTCTGTttaagaggagaaaaagaacacACATTAATCCAAGTGCAATGCACTGTTAGTGCTTCTAATGTCTACTGTGACATAAGGAGGATGCCTCTATTCAGTTTTTATCTGATACAGCTGTGTGATATTtatcttctttcttctttgcaGCCTAAATAAGGATGCTTGTTGTTGTAAGGACAACATAATTCACAGAACGAGGGCCCGGATCATTACACTTAACATATTAGCTTCAGCCTCACTGACAGACCAAGTCGGTGCTTCTGGTATaagtaaccatggcaaccagCATCACCTACAGCAGGTTTTCCAGAAGCATCTAGTGTAGCAATGTCTTTATGGGTTGGCTTTCTTATCATTTCAACTTGTTAACAtgtatgtacgtgtgtgtatgtatatttaaatgtgtatcAATATTGGGAGTGTATATCTGTAGGCTTATTTTATTATTCGTTTCTCCATTTTCTTCTTCCAGTGTGATTTGAAAATATTCACTTGATAACATGGTTATTactttattatcattttaattgtattattttgttgctGTCCAAGAGTTACAACTTGCACGATCTTAAAAACGTATTAAATCGTTTTTCCTTCTATGCCTTGAGCACAGAACTGGGCATTATCACCCTTGTTACATGTATTCATTATTTATGCTGGGGTGAAGGAGTTGAGTTCATATATTTGACAATTGGTCAAACACATTttagttttcattgttttatttattaattttttagaTGTCTGCCCGTTTGAGTTATTTCTAATGCCACCAACACCGTTCTGTTTATCCACTGACGTGTTGGTGTTTTATTACTTGTGCAAATAGACACtaactataataaatattttttatttagctttCAGCATGTTACCTGAGCGTTAGTTACTTGAGCTCCAGACCCAATGGTGTGTGCGGCCTAAACCCTTGTTTCTCAGCCTCTGCACGTCTCCGCCTCGGATGAGCAGTTACGAGGCCAGTTCAGATGTGCGGTTCCACTGGttgctgtccatggtgctgaacccGTCGTCCTCATGTTAGATTGGGACCTGCCGGGGCGAGTAAGGTCCTCACTTTTTGCACTTGCAAGTGATGGGACTGAACACCGGTGCCAAATCTTACTATGTGTCTTAAACATATGTTGTAttacaaagctttttttttttattggtgaCTGGTTTGCGCATGCGAAGAGGCAAGCAGACACCACTTGCTAAAGCAAGTGACCGTGTCGAGAGCATCGATCGCTCTCAATGCGCACAGCAGGATATCCTCGTTTTTACATACACAATAAATCTGAACCTGGTAACATAGATTTCCAGGTTTTTATTCTCCATCACGCCTCTCTTGCTACGTTTCACGCAACAGGCTGCAACACCAATGTGGAGTCTATACACTGAAGAACAGTACCACCTGTAACTGTGCCTATCTGCTCCCGACTTTCATGCCGAGACCGAGGatgaagaaacaaaacatcCGGACCCTGTCGCTCATCCTCTGCATGTTCTCCTACTTGCTGGTCGGCGCCGCGGTGTTTGACGCGCTGGAGTCCGAGTCTGAGAGCTCCCGCAGGCGCATCTTGGAGCAGAAGCGCAGCGAGATGAAGAAGAAGTACCGCTTCTCCGAGGATGACTACCGCGAAATTGAGCGAGTGGTGCTGCAAGCTGAGCCCCACCGCGCCGGGAGACAGTGGAAATTTGCTGGCTCTTTTTACTTTGCCATAACAGTCATCACCACCATTGGTAAGTTACTATAATGGTGGTTTCTATAATACTTCTATTTTTGGAGATGATCGataatgttttactgtgttgttgTAGTAAGAGTGGagcattttttctctttttccctaCCTGAATAAAACATATTAGGCTTGTTTAAATTACACACTGAGTGACTAACAGACAATCGGGCCATGTTTTACCATCCAAGCGTTTCTACAGAATGCCTCACAATGTTCTTCTCATTTCCATCTCTCTGCATTAAGGTTATGGACATGCAGCACCAGGCACAGATGCTGGAAAGGTCTTCTGCATGTTCTACGCTGTACTGGGCATTCCTCTCACTTTGGTCATGTTCCAGAGCCTGGGAGAAAGGATGAACACATTTGTCCGCTATCTCCTACATAAGACAAAGCAGTGCCTGGGCTTTCGACACACTGAGGTGTCAATGGAGAACATGGTCCTGGTGGGCTTCCTGTCCTGCATTGGAACACTGTGTGTCGGGGCTGCAGCCTTCTCCCACTTTGAGGGATGGAGCTTCTTCCATGCATACTACTACTGCTTCATCACGCTCACCACTATTGGCTTTGGGGACTTTGTGGCCTTGCAGAAAAAGGAGGATCTCCAGGAGAAAACGCCCTATGTGGCGTTCAGCTTCATGTACATCCTGGTGGGGCTAACTGTTATTGGGGCCTTCCTGAACTTGGTGGTACTTCGCTTCCTCACCATGAACACTGAGGATGAACGGAGAGATGCTCAAGAGAGGGCATCACTGAAGAGGGACAGAGGCTTTTTGGATGGGGCTCTGGGCCTCCATGTTGTAGGTGAACAGAGCAGAGACatccacagagagaggaacaggaGCAATGTTCCACACGGTCGCAGCCACAGTGCGCTCTTCCTCCCAATGGAGGAAGGAACCAGCCGCACCAACCTCATCTCTTCCCCAGCAGAGGATCAGGAGAGACAAAGAAGCCCTGGCAGACACAGGCTGCATTTTCAGATCAAGGCAGGCAGACGCAGGCCAGAGTCGAGCCTCAGCTccctctgtgcctgtgtgtgctaCCGCTTGGGGATTTGTGACAGTCCTCTTATGTCCCACAGTGAACACCATGGCTGCCATGTCAATTCTGTTTACTACAACTCAGTCTCCTATAAGATCGAGGGCTGCTTGCCAGGTTCCAGGGACAACACTGGATTCTCTTCCCCAGGCAGCACGCTCTCACCTGGGCATAACTTCCGGGAGTTCCCTCGTTCAAGGAGAAAGTCTGTGTAAGGAACATTCAAGTGAAGGAGAGTGTACACCTATTTTGTGCATGTCAGAAGACACTGATTCTGTTAAACAAATAAGTTGTCTGTTGTGGctattgaaattattattttttttgctaaGCAAGGATGAGATTTTTTATCCTCTTTTACCATGGCATTATTTATGTTAGTGATTCTGCTGTTTTCCTTGCATGTAAGCCAAAGTGCAGTGCATGCTAAAGGGAATGTGTAGCACCCAATGTGAATGCATGAGTGCTATGTAAAGATGTAAACATTTGGGCTTTTAGTCTACAAttttaacaaaagtattttgGATATAGTTCTTATTAATGACTGTATACCTGTTCAGTGAAGGTATGTGAATGATCCTCTGTGGACTCTGCTCCTGCTTTAGACAAAACACAAACCTTTTCATGCCACAGCTAGAAGATGTCATCatacttttatatttacaaagCCTTAAATAACTTTGACCAAGCACATGAGACATGTGGCTTCTTGGCTCAGTGAATTTAATAAATCCTTTTATTACTTGTTATCAGGAGGGGAAGGGGGTCAGATTTGTTCATTGTTCAGCACTAATGCACTCTAGTATAAAGAGATTATGATTGTCACAGCAGTTATTCAAATTTAATTGATGTAGCAGACAACAGATATGTAGCAGGTCACTAGTAAACTTCCCACAATCCTGGAAGAGTTGTCACTTTCCAGCCAGGGAGGTGTTGTTTCTTGTTGGATTTTTAGTCAGATTCAGTGTGAGTCTATTAcagtattgttttattaaaaaccaAAGAAAAGTATAATTGTGTgcttgttgtatttttttttatcaggttTTGCTGTGATTGAGCAACATTTGTATGAGGTTGTCAAGCTTTTGTGGtcatt
It encodes:
- the kcnk15 gene encoding potassium channel subfamily K member 15; this encodes MPRPRMKKQNIRTLSLILCMFSYLLVGAAVFDALESESESSRRRILEQKRSEMKKKYRFSEDDYREIERVVLQAEPHRAGRQWKFAGSFYFAITVITTIGYGHAAPGTDAGKVFCMFYAVLGIPLTLVMFQSLGERMNTFVRYLLHKTKQCLGFRHTEVSMENMVLVGFLSCIGTLCVGAAAFSHFEGWSFFHAYYYCFITLTTIGFGDFVALQKKEDLQEKTPYVAFSFMYILVGLTVIGAFLNLVVLRFLTMNTEDERRDAQERASLKRDRGFLDGALGLHVVGEQSRDIHRERNRSNVPHGRSHSALFLPMEEGTSRTNLISSPAEDQERQRSPGRHRLHFQIKAGRRRPESSLSSLCACVCYRLGICDSPLMSHSEHHGCHVNSVYYNSVSYKIEGCLPGSRDNTGFSSPGSTLSPGHNFREFPRSRRKSV